TCGTACGCATCACGACGCCCGGGGCGGACACGACGGCAGCGACCTTGCCGATGCCCTGAACTTCCCCTGCACGGCGGCCGGTTGAGGTCTTCCCTGCCGGGACCCGGTCCGTCACCATGGGGAGCATGGCGGACTTGGCAGGCACCACCACAATGCTGCGACCCCACCTGCTCGACCTGTCGGGGGTCCCCCTCGGCAAGCTGGGCGAGGTGGACGGATTCTCGTACGCACTCGACTCCCTGCGCAGTCAACTGGCGCACACGGCGACCCCGTTCTGTTCGGGCACCAAGGCCATGCCCTGCGCGGGCGCTCTGGCCGAGCAGGCGGGTTTCGGCCATGAGAGTTGAACGGCACTGAGCACCACCGGCTGCCCCCGCGCACCCTGACCGCCGTCGCCACCGGCGAGGTGGAGGCCGCCGACCTGGAACTGCTGACGGCCACCCGGCGCAGTCGGCTCCTGCTGGCACTCGCCGGACTGTACGGGGAGCCCGCGCCCGCCCCCCACCCGCCGGACGGCCAGCCGCCCTCCGCGGCACCGCCGCCCCTCCCCCGCGCCGCCTGGAGCCTGCTCTGCGGCATCCAGCGCACGCACCCCGCCGCGGTGGAGACCGTACTGAACGATCCGATGGTGAGCGCCTGGGCGCTGGAGCTGCTGCGCCGGGTCAGTCACGGCGCCAGCGCGATGGGCCAGGACACACCGCTGTGGGCCGACACCGGACTGATCGGCTCACTCGCCGCCGCAGCGGCAGCCCTGTCCCGCACCCGGTGCTCGCTGCGCGCCCCCGCGCACCGAGGCAGACTCTGGCTCCCCTCACTCGGACTGACCGGACGGGTGGCACGCGGCACCTGGGCCACCGTGAGCGTGGAGTGCTCGGCCCAGGGGACGGTCGTCTTCGGGGACGGCGGTTCGGTGCGGCTGCCGGACGACCTTGCGGAGCCTTCCGAGGGCTGGGAGCCACTGCCGTACGCCGAACTCCCGGACGGCGCCGGAAAGGTGGCCCTGGATCACCTGGCCCCGAACCGGGACTTCCGCGGTCTGCGGGATCCGGTCGCGCTCTCCGCGAAGACGGCCTCCCGGTGGCGTCAACTGGTTCTTGAGGCCGCCCTGCTGCTCCGCGAGGAGCACACTCCCTCGTACCGGCTACTGTGCGGCGCGGTCCGCTCGCTGGTGCCGGTCCCACCGCCGAGCCCGGCCCGGCCGGTCAGTGCCACCGCTCCGGACGCCTACGGGGCGATCACCCTGTCGCTCCCGGAGGACGCCCCGGTGACGGCGGCGACCCTGGTCCACGAGTCGTACCACCAACTGCTGGCCGCGGTGGACGACGTGGCGCCGCTCCTGGCCCCTCGGCCGACGGGACCCGAGCCGTTCCACTTCGCACCCTGGCGGGAGGACCCCCGCCCGCTCAGAGGGCTGCTGTACGGAACGCACGCCACCGCCGGGCTCACCGCGTTCTGGCGGCGGCACAGGGCCGCAGGGGGCGAGCGCGCCGACTTCGAGTTCGCCTTTCACCGCTGGCAGTTGCGCGTGGCCCTGGCGGCACTGCACAGCGCGCGGGGGCTCACGTCCACGGGCCTGCACCTCGTGGCGGAGCTGACCGGCCAGGCGTCCGCCTGGTGGCCCGAGCAGGTCGCGCCTGGCCCCGCCCGCGTCGCCGAGAGGCACTGTGCCGATGTGACCGCGACCTGGCGGGCCACCCATCTCGCTGTCGCGGACCCGGACGGCGACGCGCTGGCCCGGCGCTGGCTGGCCGGGGAACCGCCCCCTGCCGTCCTGCCGCCCGCCCTGCTGTCCCCCGCCCACCCGCAGTCGCGGCTGGCCGCACGGCTCTGGCTGGCCCGGCTGCGCCTCACCGACCCGAACGCCTTCGACGCGCTGCACGCCGGTCTGGAGTCCGGTGCCGGGGACCCGTGGGGCGGTGTGGAGGAACTGTCCCCCGCCGACGCCGCCCTGGTGGCCGGTGACCGGGCGCAGGCACGGGCGCTGTTCCTCAAGGCGGGAAATCCGCTGGGCCGGCCGGTGAACGTCAGCGACTGGGTGGGGCTGGGGCTCGCCCAGGACGAACCCGGCCCCCTGCTGGAGCGCCCGGAACTCGTCATCGCCCTCTACGCGGCACTGCTGCGGGCCGGCACGCATCCACCGGGCCCGCTGGAACTGGCCCGGTGGATCGAACCGCCCGCCCGCCCGGCCGACCGGCCGACCGGCCGGGCGGGCAGAGCCGGCGGTGTCAGAGGCTGAGCATGTCGATGTCGCAGTTGGCCCGCTGCGACCTCGTCGCGTCGATGACGGCGGGGTGCCCGGCCCCCAGCACCGTACGCATGGTGGCGACGGTCTGCTCGTAGATCTCCTTGGCCCGTTCGGTCTCGCCGAGGTCCTTGAGGTCGTACGAGAGGTTGAGCCGGAAGGCCAGGTAGTCCGGGTGCTCCACGCCGCTGACGAGGGCGCTGGACTCGGTGATCTCCTCCCCCAGCGCGCGGGCCGGTGCCAGCTCTCCCATCAGGGCGAGGTCGCTGGCGAGGTTGGACTTCACGAGCAGCGTGCGCACGTGCTGCGGGCTGAGCAGTTGACTCAGCCCGTCCACCGCGGCCTGGTTCAGGCTGCGGGCCTCCTCGACCTGCCCGATCAGGCGCAGGCTGACGGCGAGGTTGGTGGCGGTCGCGTACGTGTGCGGGTGGTGGGAGCCCAGCACCTCCCGGCACATCTCCATCGCCTCGCGGCCGAGCCGGGCGGCGTTGTCGAGGTCGCCGGTCTGCCGCAGGTCGGTGGCGTGGTTGAGCGCCGCCCAGGCACGCATGTGCTGGTCCTCGCCCGGCCGGGACTGGTGGTATTCGAGGACTTCCCTGGAGAGGACGAAGGCGTCCTGGTGGCTGCCCAGCTTGCGGCGGGCCACGGACAGTTCGCGGGAGGCCCAGGCGACCATCGGGTGGTCCTCGCCGAGCATCAGCAGTGCCCGCTCCCGCAGTTGCTGCTGCCCCTCAGCGGCTTCCTGGTAGCGGGCCAGCTCCTGCACGTCGATGTACAGGCAGTGCAGGCTGAGCATGGTCTGCATGTGGTCGTCGCCGAGGACCTCGACCCGGCGCTGATAGGTGTCCTCGTCGATCCGGTACGCCTCTTCCAGGTCCTCGGCGCGGGACGAGAGCCGCAGGCTGACCGCGTAGTTGTGGGCGGCCTGGAGGGTCGCGGGATCGTCGGGGCCGAACTCGCGCGCCAGCGCCTCGTAGGCCAGCTGGTCCAGTGCGCGGGCGCTGAAGAAGTCGCCGCGCGCGCGGTGCAGCAGGGCGAGGAAGCTGACCGCCCGCTGGGTGGCGGGGTGCCGCTCGCCGAGCGCGCCCCGGCACCGCTCCACGGTCTTCTCCTGGAGTTCGAACGCCTCCGCGTACCGGTTGCGCCAGCGGAGCACCTCGGCGCGGACCTGGTCGATCTCCAGTACGTGCTCGTGGTCGTCGCCCAGGGTGCGGCGCCACACGGCGGACGCCCGGTCGCCGACCTCCAGGGCTTCCTGGTAGTCACTCCTGGCCAGCAGGAAGCGGGTCTCGTTGAGGACCAGCTGGCGCACCCAGGGGTCCTCGCAGTCGATCATCCCGGACGCCCGTACGTGCGGCAGCAGACTGAAGTAGAGGGGCCACTCGGCCGGGCGCTGCGGATTGCGCGGGTCCGCGTGGGCGAGGATCTCGTGCGCGCAGTGGCGCATTTCCGCGCGTTCCTGCTCGTTCATCTGCTGGATGAGCACGCGCTGCACCAGCCGGTGGACCTGGATGGTCGACTTGCGGTGGTCGATGCGGGCCAGGGCGTAACGGCCGATCTCGCGCACGGCGCGGCCCAGCTTGATGGGGTCGTCGAGGGTGTCCCGCAGCGCGGTCGGCGCGGCGACTCCCCGTACCGCCGAGAACAGGTCCCAGTCGATGGGCTCGGGCGCGAAGAAGGCGCAGACCTGGAGGAGCTGGAGGGCGGCCGGATGGCTCTCGCGGAGGCGGTCCAGCGAGACGTTCCAGGCGGCGGCCACGGGAAGCTGGTAGTCCGGCGGCGGGGCCGTCTGGAGCAGCTCCGCGTACTTGGTCTCGAAGAGATCCAGGTACTGGGTGACGGGCATCCCCGTCTCGGCAAGCCATACGGCGGCCTGCTCGACGGCCAGGGGAAGGTCCCCGAGCGATTCCGCCAGCCGGTCGGCGGCTTCGTCGGGAATCTGCTGACTGCGCCGCCTGATCAAGGCAACGCTCTCCTCGCGTGCGAACACATCGACCTCTAGTGAACTGGCTAGGCTGGACCACTGGGAGTTTCGGGACGTGACCATCACCCGTCCCGGTCCGTCGTTCGGGAAGAACTTCCGAACTTCGTACGGGTCCTCCGCATTGTCGAAGACCAAGAGCCAGTTCGAGTACGGGGTGCCGACTCGCAACGCCTCCAGCACTGCCGGTACGGCGCTTCGGTCGGCGCCCACCCGCAGGCCCATCTGCTCCCCGAGTTCGATCAGGGACTGCACGATGAGACTCGTCTGCTCGGAGGGAACCCACCAGACGAGCTGGTAGTCCCTGCTGTTCCGGTAGACGTATTCGATGGCGATCTGGGACTTGCCCACACCGCCCATGCCGTGCAGTGCCTCGGGGAGGACTGCGGTGACTTCGGTACCGCCGGAGAGGCTGCTGCTGGTCAGACGCTCACTGAGCCGTGCCAGCAGGTCCTCCCGCCCGGTGAAGTTCCGGTTGCGCTGCGGCACGTTGCCCCAGAGCCGAGCCGGCCTCGCGGCCGACGGGGGCGGGTAGGCGGGGCTGGTCTGCGACGCGGTGGACACGGCGGATCCTCCAGGGGCTCCATACGGGGGCGTTTCATGAGATCCGGGCACCGGAATCGGTACGGGTGATGGATGCCCGAAGGTAGTCGAAGGATCACGGACTGTCACATCCGGCGGGCGCGCGCCCCTGTGATTCCCGGCGGTCGGAGCAGTCGCGCGCGCGCCGACGGCCAGCAGTTGGCCGAGCCGGGAGGCGCGCGCCAGATAGGGCCCGGAGACCGCCGCCAGCGCCGTGTGCAGCGGGCGCACGAAGGGGCGGGTGCGGTCGTTGACGGGCGGGTCGGCGGCGTCGTGCTCCCAGGCGACGGCGGCCTCGCCGCCGACGACGGCGTGGCCGAGGCGCTCGCCGAGCGCCCCTGCGACCTGCCGCAGCACGACCATGGTCTCGGCGCGGGTGCCGAGGCCGAGGAGTTCCTCGCGGACGCCCTCGGGGAAGTCGAAGGAGACTCTTTCCGTGTCCTCGGCGTCGTGGTCGTGGCCGGTGCGGCGCAGCAGTCCGAAGAGCATGATCTCGCCGAGGTTGAAGTCCCTGGCGCCGGGCAGCGAGTGCTGGATGAGGCGCATGACGGGGAGGTTCAGCGGGGCCGCGGCCAGGCGTTTGGCGAGCGCGTAGGCCAGCGGTGACGCCTTGCCCTTGAAGGCACGGACGACCTCGCGGGCACGGTCCTGGCGGGTGCGCCCGGCAGGCGGGTCCGGCTCGGGCTCGGGATGCCTGCGGGCGCCCAGGTCGCCGTGCGCGCCGGTGAGCAGGACCGCGGCGTCGTAGCGTCCGCCCGGCGAGGCGATGAGGCGGGCCCAGCGGCCGAGGGAGCCCGGGGTCAGCTCCAGTACCGGTACGGGAACGGGTGGGCGGCCGTGCGGGCGCGCGCGCACGGGGTCGCCGAGTTCGCGCGCCGGAAGGGCGGGGCCGCGCAGCCGCAGGCGGCGGTTGGCGGCGGCGGGTTCGGGGACGTCGAACCGGGCGCGTACCGCCGTGGGCAGGGTGAACTCCCACAGCTCCTGGGGCATCAGGCTCAGTACGGCGGTGGCGGAGCTCTGGCCGACGGAGCACAGGAAGGCGGCGGCGGTGCCGTCCCGCCAGGCTCCGCCGACCCCGTCGGTGAGGACGAGGACCAGGCTGTCGGGGCCCGGGGAGGCGGCTCCGTCGTGGGCGGGCGGTCCGGTGCCGCTGAGGTCGAGGGGGGCGACGGTGAGGGAGCGGAAGGCGGCGGTCTGCTCCAGGAGGGTGCGCAGGCGGCGGACGGTGTCCTGCCACAGGGCCATGGAGAAGTGGGCGTCGACCAGGAGCAGCAGCCGCAGCCGCCGCTCGCGCACGGGGCGGCAGACGGGGACCCAGAGTTCCTCCTGCGCGGCGCGTTCGGCGGTGGCCTCCTCGTCGAGTTCCCAGGCGTCGGGGACGTCGGCGTACAGGCGCAGGGGGCGCAGGGCGCGGGCGAGCGCGAGGGCTTCGGGGAGCGGGGCGGCGACCGTCGTCGTACGGGCCGGGTCGGTGCCGTCGGGGCGCAGGACGCTCCACGGGGGGCTCCAGCCGCCGGGTTCCGGCAGGAGTTGCCGTAACGGTCCTTCCGCGGGGTCCGGATCCTCCGGGCCGCCCTCGGCCCGGCCCGTCGGGGAGGCTGCGTACCGTGCGTACGGAAAGGTGGTGGCGGCCTCCAGGAGATCGGGCTCCTCCCGGGCGGTCTCCTCGCCGACTTCCTGGTCGGACCCGGTGACCGGCTCGCTCCGCTTCTCGCTCTGCGGCTCGCCCTTGGGCTCGCTCCCCTTGTGCCCCTTGCGCCCCTTGTGCGCGCCGGGTGTGCGCGCGGGCTCGTCCGTCGGTGGGCACCCCTCCTCGGTGGCCGGTCCGGGACCGGTCGGGCGGGGCCGCGTCGGGGGTACGGGCAGTTCGGGGCGCCAGCGGTAGGGCGCGGCGTTGTCCTGGCAGGCCGCGAGGTAGAGGGCGTCGAGAAGTTCCGGCCAGGAGGGGCCGGATCGCGGGGTCTCGCCGCCGGTCACCCGGAATCCCCCCGTCCGGGGCGGTTGCCGAACGTGGGGGCGGAGCCGTCGAGCCGGTGCCAGACGCTCTCCGCGAGGGCGAGGAGGTCTCCGGGCTGCTCCTCCGCGCCGTAGGAGGTGGCGATGTAGAGGGAGTTGAGGAGTTGGTCGATGGAGAGGCCGCCGTAGTCCCTGCTGCGTTCGAGGAAGCGGGCGATGAGCGGGCCGCCGAGCCGTTCGGCGGTGTCCTCGCCGAAGTGCGCGGCGAGCATGTGCGCGAGGTCCTGCTCCTCGGGTTCGGGCATGCGCAGGACCAGACAGCGGCGCAGGAAGGCGGGTGGGAACTCGCGTTCGCTGTTGGAGGTCATCACGACGAACGGGAACGCCTGGCAGACCACCCGGCCGCCGGTGATCACGGCTTCGCCCTCGGGGTCGTCGGTCAGCACCGTCACGGACGGCTGGCGGCGCCTCGCCCGCAGCAGTTCCGGGATCGGGTAGGAGCCTTCTTCGAAGACGCTGAGCAGGTCGTTCGCGAGGTCGAGGTCGCTCTTGTCGAGCTCGTCGACGAGCAGGACGCGGGGTTCCGCGTACGGCAGGAGCGCCGTGCCGAGGGGGCCGAGCTGGATGTAGTCGCCGACGTCGGGGGGCGACGGGGCGGCGTCGTCCTTGCCGCCGGGGTCGGCGGCCACCGCGCGCAGGGTCGCGCTGTCCTGGACGCGGCCGATGGCGTCGTACTCGTACAGACCCCGCTGGAGGGTCGTACGGCTGCTGATGTGCCAGCGCAGCACGCGTCCCAGGCGCAACTCGCGGCTCACCCGGTAGGCGAGGCTGGACTTGCCGGTGCCCGGCCGCCCGATCACGAGCAGGGGCCTGCGCAGCAGCAGGGCCGCGTTGACCATTTCGGCCTCGCGGCGGGCGAAGCCGGTGAGCGCGCGGACGGGCGGGCTGCCGCCGAGCCTGCGTACGGTCTCCTCCTCGTCGGGAGGCGGCGGACCGAGGGTGGGCCCGCCGGTGAAGGTGCGCCAGGGCGGGGCCTCGGGGAGCACGCTGCGGAGGGTGATGTCCTTCAGCGGTTCGCCCGTACCCCGGTAGATCCACCAGCGGGGCCTGGCGCCTCCGCCCTGGCCGTTGCCGGAAGTGGTGGACGCCGCAGCGTCGGCAGGGAACGTCACAGTCTCTCCTCTCCAGTCGTGGGGGGAGGGACCGCGACAGCGCCCGTGTGCGCGACGGGCATCCGGTCCGGATCGTCCCACAGCAAAGCGACATGGCGGCCGACAGAGAAATACTCTTCAGCATCGGACATACCGGGCGACGTGCGCAATGCCCTGACCAGACCGGGTAGTTGGCGCGGGTCATGTTCGGTCAGCAACTGGTTCAGAGCGTTGCGGAACGCGGGGTCCCGCTCCCCCCTCCGGTCCCACAGAACAACCGGAACCCCGGCCCTCAGCGCCTCCGAGAGCTCATCGAGCCCCCCGCGCTCTCCTTCCGTGCTTCGACCGCCTCCCGGCGGTGCGCTCAGCACGACGACGGCGGGCGGCGGGTCGGACAGCAGATGCTGGCGGCCGTCCTCGGGGAACCAGTGCACCCGGCCCGCCCGGCCGTCGACGAAGGCACTCCACCTGCGCGCCCAACGGACGTGCACGTCGCGCCGATTGAGGCGCTCCAGGCTACGCAACACGACGTGATGCTCCTCCCCCAGCACACCCTCCACTCCTTGGGAGGCATCCTTGCGCCAGCGTTCCACGCCGAGGCCCAGCCAGTCTCGCGGGAGCACAAATTCGACCGCCAGATCCGCACTTTGGGGGTAATCCTCGGCACCTTCCACGTGCCGGAGGAGCCTGCGCACCTCGTATTCGGCGTCCCGGAGGTCGATCCTCCGGTCCGGGCCGCGCAGTTGCTCCCCGTTCGGAACCCGCCACCAGTGGGACAGCAGGGCGTCGCTGCCCGGTGCCGCGTCGAGCAGGGGTTGCAGCCGGACGATGAGGTAGCCGTCGGGCCGCCAGACACTCGGGGGCCCCGCTTCCCCTTCCGGCTCTTCCGCCGCCTTCTCCTCTTCTGCTTCCTCCTCTTCCGCTTCCTCCTCTTCCGCTTCCCTCTCTTCCGCGCACTGGTTCCGGCCCTCGGCCTCCGCCGGGGCGGGATCCGGCACCGGGGAGGGGTCGTTGGCCAGCGCCCAGGCGAGTATGGCGCTCCGCTCCTCGGCCCCGACGGCACCGGCAGCCAGCAGTTCGCGCAGCACCCGGAAGCAGGGGAGGGACTCTCCCGGACGGGAGTTGAGGGAGGCGGCGTGCAGGAAGACCGCCCAGGGTTCGGTGCAGAGGGCGGGCGCCCCGACGTGCCCGAGGCCCCGCAGGAACCGCGCGTACCTGCGCCACAGGTGCGGGACCCTCACGGACTCCAGCAGGGAGAAGAGTTCGTTCCACTGTCCGTCGAGGAAGAGTTCGACCTCCAGGGCGGCGACGAAGACCTTGAGGTCCTTGATCGCTTTCGTGCTGCCGTCCAGAACTTCCAGGTACTCGACCAGCAGGGCCAGCCCCTCCGGGCGTTGGCGCAGTTCGGTCATCAGCTGGAGGACGAGCAGGCGGAGGGACTTGCCGGTCAGCCGGTCCCCGGCGGTGCGCAGGGTGACGCCGAAGTGCACCATGAGATCGCGCAGCGTCGCGTCGTCCTGGAGGCAGTCGACCGCGGCGACGGCGTCGACCAGGTACTTCGGCAGGGCGGGCCCCGCCTGCGGGGCGGGCCACTCGGAAGCGGGCGCCCGGGACTCCTCGGTCACCCGGGTCTCCTCGGACGCCCGGATCTCCTCGGGCACCCGGGTCTTCTCGGTCACCCTGGCCTCTCCGCCGAACGTGCCGTTCGACCCGTACCGGCCGCGCCCCCCGCCCGGGGCCTCCGCCGCGCTCGGGGCTTCCCCCGCGCCGTCCCGACCCACGACGGCTCCGCAGCACAGCCGGTCCAGTACGGCGAGCGCCTCCTGCGTGGCGACGGTGTCCCCGCCCAGTCCCGCGACCGCCTCGCGCAGGGTGGGGCAGCCGTCGCGCTGCTCCAGGCAGGCTTCTATCAGGGCTTGTACGCGCTGGAGGGGGACGGGGTGGTCCCGCGCGCTGCGGCGCACCGCCCTGGGTAAGGACATGCGCAGTCCGAGCCCCAGGTCGTAGTCGATCTGCGGTATGTCGAGCAGGGCCCCGGCCAGTTCGCGCTGGTCCTGCGCGGAGGGGGGACGGCAGACCCGCACCGGCGGCGACCGCAGGGCACCGCCCAGCGGCGACCAGAAGCCGACCGCGGCCTCGACCGGCAGCATCCAGGCGACCTTGGTCTCCGGGCGGGTGTGCGCGGCGGTGACCAGCCCCACGACGCGGCTCTTCGCCGGGTCCCAGACGGCGGCTCCGCTGAAGCCGCCTTCGAGTGCGGCACCTGTGACCTGCCTGCCTTCGAGCTGCACCCAACTGGGGCAGGCGCCGCCGGTGCCGACGAGCCTGCTCTCGGTGACGATGCCGTCCGAGAGGCCGTTCGGGTAGCCGAGGACGAGTACGGGCTGTCCGGCGGGGTCACCGCAGGGCGCGAGCGGCAGGGGCAGGCAGCCGGGCGGCAGGGGAGGCGCGTCGACCGCCAGGGAGAGGGCGGCGAAGTCGCCTCGGTCCTCGTTGAGGTGGCCGGGCTCGCTGACGTCGAGACGCGGCGTGGGCACCCAACTCCCCTGCACCAGGCTCGCCTTGGCGGCCCAGCCGCGCCCGGGAATGTCGACGAGCACTTCGAGGGGGCCAGGACCGGGCCTGGCGCCGGTCCCGTCGTCGTCCGACTCCCTGCGCCCGGTGATGTCGGTGAGGACGTGGGCACAGGTGATGACGTGCAGCGGCCGGGAGCCGCCCAGCGACACCAGGACTCCGGCGCCCGCGGGGCCGCCGCCCGGAAACAGCAGGCGCACCTGACCGGCCTGCGGACCCCGCGCCTGGGGGCCACGTTCCTGAAGACCCCGCGCCTGAGGACCCAATGCCGGTCACCTCCCCCCGAGCGTCGGTCGCGCGTGCGGTGCTCGCGCGGAGCTGAACCCGTGCGGCGTGACGTCGCGCGGCGACACGTGCCCGTGTACGGCGACAGCGCCGACCCGCGGCCTCCAAGGCGAAGGTAACCCGGAACCGGAACCCCTGAGAATGCCCGGACACCTTTCGGGACGCCGCCGACAGGCGTGCGGTTGCGCGGACTTGGCGCGCGTGCGGGCCCTTGTCAGTGGCAGGTGCCACACTCTGACCATGACTGACAACAGCGCCGAGAAGCAGCCCGTGAAGGGCCCCGCCAGCTATTTCCCGTCCATCGAGCAGAAGTACGGCCGCCCGGTCGTGGAGTGGAAGGAGCTGATCCGCGCCTCGGACCTGACCAAGCACATGGACCTGGTCAACTGGCTGAAGTCGGAGCACGGGATGGGCCACGGCCACGCGAACGCGCTGGTGGCCCACACGCTGGCCGAGGACAAGGGGAAGTAGGGGCGTCCGGAAAGAGCGGGAAGGAGGGATCTCCCGGGAATCACCCCTCCTTCGACCGGCGGAGCTTGCGCCGGGCCAGCAGGCCGGGGTTGCGGACGTAGATGCCGCCCATGGAGCCGTTGCCGCTGACACGGACGAGTGGAGTGCCGGGCTGCGGCTCGCCCTTGGTCTTGTCCCAGAGGCCGCCGATGCCGGGGTCGACGCCGTCGGAGTCGACCTGCCACCCCTCGGGCACGATCAGGACGACGGAGGCCATTCCGCCGTGCGCCTCCACCTCGATCACCTTGTGCCGTACGACGGTCCGGGTGAAGTCGAGCGTGACGCCGCCCATGCCGCCGTGGGCGACGATGCGCGAGGGCACCTGCCAGGCCCCGGCCTTGGACCTCCCGTGCACGCCGCCCTTGACCACCAGCGGCTCTCCCGCGTCGGCGGCCTCCCGTTCCCCGTACTCCTCGGGCACCAAGTCGTCGGTGAGCGGGACGAGTTCGGCGACGGTCTTGGCGGTCAGCGCCAGTCCGAGCCGCTCGTCCAGCTCCTCCATGTCGAGCCGCCCCTCGGCTGCGG
This is a stretch of genomic DNA from Streptomyces sp. NBC_00237. It encodes these proteins:
- the fxsT gene encoding FxSxx-COOH system tetratricopeptide repeat protein, coding for MTGGETPRSGPSWPELLDALYLAACQDNAAPYRWRPELPVPPTRPRPTGPGPATEEGCPPTDEPARTPGAHKGRKGHKGSEPKGEPQSEKRSEPVTGSDQEVGEETAREEPDLLEAATTFPYARYAASPTGRAEGGPEDPDPAEGPLRQLLPEPGGWSPPWSVLRPDGTDPARTTTVAAPLPEALALARALRPLRLYADVPDAWELDEEATAERAAQEELWVPVCRPVRERRLRLLLLVDAHFSMALWQDTVRRLRTLLEQTAAFRSLTVAPLDLSGTGPPAHDGAASPGPDSLVLVLTDGVGGAWRDGTAAAFLCSVGQSSATAVLSLMPQELWEFTLPTAVRARFDVPEPAAANRRLRLRGPALPARELGDPVRARPHGRPPVPVPVLELTPGSLGRWARLIASPGGRYDAAVLLTGAHGDLGARRHPEPEPDPPAGRTRQDRAREVVRAFKGKASPLAYALAKRLAAAPLNLPVMRLIQHSLPGARDFNLGEIMLFGLLRRTGHDHDAEDTERVSFDFPEGVREELLGLGTRAETMVVLRQVAGALGERLGHAVVGGEAAVAWEHDAADPPVNDRTRPFVRPLHTALAAVSGPYLARASRLGQLLAVGARATAPTAGNHRGARPPDVTVRDPSTTFGHPSPVPIPVPGSHETPPYGAPGGSAVSTASQTSPAYPPPSAARPARLWGNVPQRNRNFTGREDLLARLSERLTSSSLSGGTEVTAVLPEALHGMGGVGKSQIAIEYVYRNSRDYQLVWWVPSEQTSLIVQSLIELGEQMGLRVGADRSAVPAVLEALRVGTPYSNWLLVFDNAEDPYEVRKFFPNDGPGRVMVTSRNSQWSSLASSLEVDVFAREESVALIRRRSQQIPDEAADRLAESLGDLPLAVEQAAVWLAETGMPVTQYLDLFETKYAELLQTAPPPDYQLPVAAAWNVSLDRLRESHPAALQLLQVCAFFAPEPIDWDLFSAVRGVAAPTALRDTLDDPIKLGRAVREIGRYALARIDHRKSTIQVHRLVQRVLIQQMNEQERAEMRHCAHEILAHADPRNPQRPAEWPLYFSLLPHVRASGMIDCEDPWVRQLVLNETRFLLARSDYQEALEVGDRASAVWRRTLGDDHEHVLEIDQVRAEVLRWRNRYAEAFELQEKTVERCRGALGERHPATQRAVSFLALLHRARGDFFSARALDQLAYEALAREFGPDDPATLQAAHNYAVSLRLSSRAEDLEEAYRIDEDTYQRRVEVLGDDHMQTMLSLHCLYIDVQELARYQEAAEGQQQLRERALLMLGEDHPMVAWASRELSVARRKLGSHQDAFVLSREVLEYHQSRPGEDQHMRAWAALNHATDLRQTGDLDNAARLGREAMEMCREVLGSHHPHTYATATNLAVSLRLIGQVEEARSLNQAAVDGLSQLLSPQHVRTLLVKSNLASDLALMGELAPARALGEEITESSALVSGVEHPDYLAFRLNLSYDLKDLGETERAKEIYEQTVATMRTVLGAGHPAVIDATRSQRANCDIDMLSL
- a CDS encoding AAA family ATPase, whose amino-acid sequence is MTFPADAAASTTSGNGQGGGARPRWWIYRGTGEPLKDITLRSVLPEAPPWRTFTGGPTLGPPPPDEEETVRRLGGSPPVRALTGFARREAEMVNAALLLRRPLLVIGRPGTGKSSLAYRVSRELRLGRVLRWHISSRTTLQRGLYEYDAIGRVQDSATLRAVAADPGGKDDAAPSPPDVGDYIQLGPLGTALLPYAEPRVLLVDELDKSDLDLANDLLSVFEEGSYPIPELLRARRRQPSVTVLTDDPEGEAVITGGRVVCQAFPFVVMTSNSEREFPPAFLRRCLVLRMPEPEEQDLAHMLAAHFGEDTAERLGGPLIARFLERSRDYGGLSIDQLLNSLYIATSYGAEEQPGDLLALAESVWHRLDGSAPTFGNRPGRGDSG
- a CDS encoding trypsin-like peptidase domain-containing protein; amino-acid sequence: MRLLFPGGGPAGAGVLVSLGGSRPLHVITCAHVLTDITGRRESDDDGTGARPGPGPLEVLVDIPGRGWAAKASLVQGSWVPTPRLDVSEPGHLNEDRGDFAALSLAVDAPPLPPGCLPLPLAPCGDPAGQPVLVLGYPNGLSDGIVTESRLVGTGGACPSWVQLEGRQVTGAALEGGFSGAAVWDPAKSRVVGLVTAAHTRPETKVAWMLPVEAAVGFWSPLGGALRSPPVRVCRPPSAQDQRELAGALLDIPQIDYDLGLGLRMSLPRAVRRSARDHPVPLQRVQALIEACLEQRDGCPTLREAVAGLGGDTVATQEALAVLDRLCCGAVVGRDGAGEAPSAAEAPGGGRGRYGSNGTFGGEARVTEKTRVPEEIRASEETRVTEESRAPASEWPAPQAGPALPKYLVDAVAAVDCLQDDATLRDLMVHFGVTLRTAGDRLTGKSLRLLVLQLMTELRQRPEGLALLVEYLEVLDGSTKAIKDLKVFVAALEVELFLDGQWNELFSLLESVRVPHLWRRYARFLRGLGHVGAPALCTEPWAVFLHAASLNSRPGESLPCFRVLRELLAAGAVGAEERSAILAWALANDPSPVPDPAPAEAEGRNQCAEEREAEEEEAEEEEAEEEKAAEEPEGEAGPPSVWRPDGYLIVRLQPLLDAAPGSDALLSHWWRVPNGEQLRGPDRRIDLRDAEYEVRRLLRHVEGAEDYPQSADLAVEFVLPRDWLGLGVERWRKDASQGVEGVLGEEHHVVLRSLERLNRRDVHVRWARRWSAFVDGRAGRVHWFPEDGRQHLLSDPPPAVVVLSAPPGGGRSTEGERGGLDELSEALRAGVPVVLWDRRGERDPAFRNALNQLLTEHDPRQLPGLVRALRTSPGMSDAEEYFSVGRHVALLWDDPDRMPVAHTGAVAVPPPTTGEERL
- a CDS encoding DUF1707 domain-containing protein encodes the protein MTIDSAASGPPPEPKGRPEGVVRRPLRASDADREAVVEQLREAAAEGRLDMEELDERLGLALTAKTVAELVPLTDDLVPEEYGEREAADAGEPLVVKGGVHGRSKAGAWQVPSRIVAHGGMGGVTLDFTRTVVRHKVIEVEAHGGMASVVLIVPEGWQVDSDGVDPGIGGLWDKTKGEPQPGTPLVRVSGNGSMGGIYVRNPGLLARRKLRRSKEG
- a CDS encoding HEXXH motif-containing putative peptide modification protein; protein product: MNGTEHHRLPPRTLTAVATGEVEAADLELLTATRRSRLLLALAGLYGEPAPAPHPPDGQPPSAAPPPLPRAAWSLLCGIQRTHPAAVETVLNDPMVSAWALELLRRVSHGASAMGQDTPLWADTGLIGSLAAAAAALSRTRCSLRAPAHRGRLWLPSLGLTGRVARGTWATVSVECSAQGTVVFGDGGSVRLPDDLAEPSEGWEPLPYAELPDGAGKVALDHLAPNRDFRGLRDPVALSAKTASRWRQLVLEAALLLREEHTPSYRLLCGAVRSLVPVPPPSPARPVSATAPDAYGAITLSLPEDAPVTAATLVHESYHQLLAAVDDVAPLLAPRPTGPEPFHFAPWREDPRPLRGLLYGTHATAGLTAFWRRHRAAGGERADFEFAFHRWQLRVALAALHSARGLTSTGLHLVAELTGQASAWWPEQVAPGPARVAERHCADVTATWRATHLAVADPDGDALARRWLAGEPPPAVLPPALLSPAHPQSRLAARLWLARLRLTDPNAFDALHAGLESGAGDPWGGVEELSPADAALVAGDRAQARALFLKAGNPLGRPVNVSDWVGLGLAQDEPGPLLERPELVIALYAALLRAGTHPPGPLELARWIEPPARPADRPTGRAGRAGGVRG
- a CDS encoding DUF4287 domain-containing protein gives rise to the protein MTDNSAEKQPVKGPASYFPSIEQKYGRPVVEWKELIRASDLTKHMDLVNWLKSEHGMGHGHANALVAHTLAEDKGK